One Cohnella candidum genomic region harbors:
- a CDS encoding DUF1802 family protein has protein sequence MNENDKPIALREWAVAVRALEEGRQVIVLRKGGIAEETKDFSLQSHSFYLFPSFEHQKPHLVKPEAADALRSTQEEAASNPGSVRIASYAEVVEDIEVTDAETLKRLDDLHIWTEDYAEERLKWKKTKPLHVLILRMYGLTAPADVPMNETYAGCKSWLRVQEQLPSPKPYPILDDDKFAFMADNVRKAIQG, from the coding sequence ATGAACGAAAACGACAAACCGATCGCGCTGAGGGAATGGGCGGTGGCCGTGCGGGCTCTCGAGGAAGGACGCCAGGTGATTGTACTGCGCAAGGGCGGCATCGCCGAGGAGACGAAGGATTTCAGCCTGCAAAGCCATAGCTTCTATCTTTTTCCTTCCTTCGAGCACCAGAAGCCGCACCTGGTCAAACCGGAAGCCGCAGACGCGCTCCGCTCGACGCAGGAGGAAGCGGCCAGTAATCCGGGTAGCGTACGGATCGCTTCCTATGCCGAAGTCGTGGAAGACATCGAAGTGACCGACGCCGAGACGCTGAAACGGTTGGATGATCTGCACATCTGGACGGAAGACTATGCCGAGGAGCGGCTGAAGTGGAAAAAGACGAAGCCCCTTCACGTGTTGATCCTCCGCATGTACGGACTCACGGCGCCCGCTGACGTGCCGATGAACGAAACCTACGCCGGCTGTAAATCCTGGCTTCGAGTGCAGGAGCAGCTGCCTTCGCCGAAACCGTATCCGATTCTCGACGACGACAAATTCGCCTTCATGGCCGACAACGTTCGCAAAGCCATACAGGGGTAA
- a CDS encoding DUF4179 domain-containing protein, producing the protein MSYIDPEIALRRQSTNQSETLPSLVALRIEQTLQALPDSKTMQRRKALRKWTLSAASVCIVLGGLFAFVAGAGSDVQSELRSIPVVGSLIPDSKTKPLQQASDQGIDFQIMDVIYDGHVLRIDYEIDSDRDLSGKNLEVNMKIDGVAIEKIVHDKGGNQPPVIVDGEQVTSRRSRGILTTSFAAYRPSSFRMDLEVTRIGSQDGKWVISRNIAKTDRIIVIESGKRVENGLFSLELGRFALSPLTSEFSYKMTPKDPDMDQMMVGFDVVGDKGQIYSYNSETVGGGLPASSGFRSDMFSPLRSGTRYLTIRPFHYVYGDSGLPDPNAISRVPMDGIPSEREPIVLPQGKAGRVFVTKIEYFEDQTVIHFKTEGSNPNQQSQYFWVERENGTMPDILGRPVPNIHQEEQMLVIAPVPADAKLVFATAPVVPITYDPDMQFRLEIPR; encoded by the coding sequence ATGAGTTACATTGATCCGGAGATCGCGCTCAGACGCCAATCGACGAATCAGAGCGAAACGCTTCCGTCCCTCGTTGCCCTGAGGATCGAACAAACTTTGCAGGCATTGCCGGATTCGAAAACGATGCAGAGAAGAAAGGCGCTGCGAAAATGGACGTTGTCCGCGGCTTCGGTCTGTATCGTTTTAGGCGGATTGTTCGCTTTCGTCGCTGGGGCCGGTTCGGACGTACAATCGGAACTCCGCAGCATCCCGGTCGTCGGCTCGCTGATTCCGGATTCGAAGACAAAGCCGTTGCAGCAGGCGAGCGATCAGGGAATTGATTTTCAAATCATGGACGTCATCTATGACGGCCATGTTCTTCGGATCGACTACGAAATCGATTCCGATCGCGACCTGTCGGGGAAGAATCTCGAGGTGAACATGAAAATAGACGGCGTGGCGATTGAAAAAATCGTTCACGACAAGGGAGGAAACCAGCCTCCCGTCATCGTGGACGGAGAGCAGGTCACTTCCCGCCGAAGCCGAGGCATCCTCACGACTTCTTTTGCTGCCTATCGACCGAGCTCTTTTCGCATGGATCTAGAGGTGACCCGGATCGGAAGCCAAGACGGGAAGTGGGTGATTTCCCGAAACATCGCCAAGACGGACCGCATCATCGTCATCGAATCCGGCAAGCGTGTCGAGAACGGTCTGTTCAGTCTGGAGTTAGGCCGGTTCGCGTTATCGCCTTTGACTTCAGAATTCAGTTACAAAATGACGCCGAAGGATCCGGATATGGATCAGATGATGGTCGGTTTCGACGTCGTCGGGGACAAAGGACAGATCTACTCCTACAACAGCGAAACGGTTGGAGGCGGATTGCCCGCATCCAGCGGATTCCGATCGGATATGTTTAGCCCGTTGAGATCGGGCACCCGTTATTTGACCATCCGTCCGTTCCATTACGTTTATGGCGATTCCGGTCTACCTGATCCCAATGCGATTTCCCGAGTGCCGATGGACGGCATCCCGTCGGAACGAGAACCGATCGTTCTTCCGCAAGGAAAAGCGGGACGGGTGTTCGTCACGAAAATCGAATATTTCGAAGATCAAACAGTTATCCACTTCAAGACGGAAGGATCCAATCCGAATCAACAGTCGCAATACTTCTGGGTAGAGCGGGAAAACGGGACCATGCCCGACATTTTAGGAAGACCCGTGCCGAACATCCATCAGGAAGAACAAATGTTAGTTATCGCCCCCGTCCCAGCCGATGCCAAACTGGTATTCGCGACCGCTCCGGTCGTTCCGATTACTTATGATCCGGACATGCAGTTCCGCCTCGAGATCCCCCGCTGA